The following is a genomic window from Limisphaerales bacterium.
CGCACGAAGGCGTGGCCGAATGAGCCGGTGCCGCCTGTGATGAGGATGCTTTTGTCGTTGATCATTTCAGAAATCATCAGGCGCGAATTGAATGGGTGGTGGTCGGCAGTGCGTTGCGGGTATCGATTACGCAGGGGATCCACTCGGCGAGCTGGGCGTGATCCACGGCATCGTGGGCGGTGGCGATGAGGGCGGCATCAAATGGGCTCATTGCTTCGGCCGTCCACGGGATGGATTGCCGACCGGCGTAGTGACTATACTCGCGGCTGGGGCGGATGACGGGGACGTGCGGGTCGTGGAAATCGACGACAGCGCCTTGGGCTTCGAGTTTTTCCATCAATACGTAGCTGGGAGATTCGCGGTCGTCTTCCACGTTGGGCTTGTAGGCAAGACCGACGATCAGCACACGACTGCCGTTGATTTGTTTTTCCTGTTCGCCCAATGCGGTCGCTAATTTGCCAATTACGTAATCCGGCATAGCGCTGTTCACTTCGCCGGCGAGTTTGATGAAGCGGGCTTCGAGGCCGTGTTGTTTGGCTTTCCAGCTGAGGTAAAAGGGATCGATGGGGATGCAGTGACCGCCGAGGCCGGGGCCGGGGTAGAAAGGCATATAGCCGAAGGGCTTGGTTTTGGCGGCTTCGATGACCTCCCAGATGTTGATGCCCATTTTTTGGTAAATGATTTTTAGTTCGTTTACCAAGGCGATGTTCACGCAGCGGAAAATGTTTTCCAAAAGCTTGGTGGCTTCGGCAGCGCGGCAGCTTGAAACGGACACGAGGGTTTCGATGGCGATGCTGTAAATGGCTTTGGCTTTTTCGAGGCACGCGGGTGTGAAACCGCCGATGACTTTAGGGATTTTGGCAACTTGGCTGTCGGGGTTGCCGGGGTCTTCGCGTTCAGGCGAATAGGCGAGATGAAAATCGGTACCGGCTGTGAGGCCGCTGCCCGCTTCGAGGATGGGGCGCAATTCGTCTTCGGTGGTGCCGGGGTACGTGGTGGATTCCAGCACCACAACGATGCCTTTTGGCAAATGTG
Proteins encoded in this region:
- a CDS encoding nucleotide sugar dehydrogenase; amino-acid sequence: MKIGIIGLGYVGLPLVIQFAKSGAQVLGIDVDEAKVNALNAGESYIKHIPANEVKAQRDAGQIEATTDSARVKELEAVLICVPTPLDENREPDLTYVLNTARAIAPHLPKGIVVVLESTTYPGTTEDELRPILEAGSGLTAGTDFHLAYSPEREDPGNPDSQVAKIPKVIGGFTPACLEKAKAIYSIAIETLVSVSSCRAAEATKLLENIFRCVNIALVNELKIIYQKMGINIWEVIEAAKTKPFGYMPFYPGPGLGGHCIPIDPFYLSWKAKQHGLEARFIKLAGEVNSAMPDYVIGKLATALGEQEKQINGSRVLIVGLAYKPNVEDDRESPSYVLMEKLEAQGAVVDFHDPHVPVIRPSREYSHYAGRQSIPWTAEAMSPFDAALIATAHDAVDHAQLAEWIPCVIDTRNALPTTTHSIRA